A portion of the Echeneis naucrates chromosome 5, fEcheNa1.1, whole genome shotgun sequence genome contains these proteins:
- the fer1l4 gene encoding fer-1-like protein 4, which yields MSINVTLRRISNLPGRADRKVELSFRGFTHKTRVLQCENIAIFNENFRWPYYGKFIRDEVLSISVYNCSKVFSNRLLGKLVISLQHVVTTGRLLLREPLTDAKYSLTDIYIEVDIRYQPVEGTAGTWEGLDFLKVEDNDESALVIRNEAFDETDSQKNFPLPDQLEREARRLGRSLVGTGDEDDDDDDDYDDDMMDMEASNITFTPLLSRCRPVSRSVIAGTPKVQSFQVNVNILEAQKLVGVNINPAVFIRVGDQKKHTSTQKSTNCPFYNENFQFEFQDAPQIFFDKVIEIKVFHRRTLAFLMTHIGTFKIDIATVYNQPDHRFYQKWAPLTDPTDTRSGVKGYVKTTLSVLMKGSTLSMPSLPPSSSSGASEDIEKNLLLPRGLSSERPWARFRVRIYRAEDLPTMEAGLMAKMSKVTDRTVFIDPYVQVTFAGQQGETSVASATSSPVWNEEISFIEQFPPLAQRIRVQVLDDAKMGDIALATHFLDLQQISDPTRNGFNPTFGPSWVNLYGSPQNSTLGDYHQALNQGLGEGIFYRGRLLLALSVEVYASPTAVTTDTTSVAIGKMKGALSKLGLRKKRSSKKEKKEAPPAAGGVVDESGEAGVEVPEAVTVEMEEIHPLPEGFLGEQEDFLLFASLFEVTMIDPSVGTRPLSFELSIGKYGKAVGVGRSKKSQSREELRRSREELRRSREDLNEEVQGLLDSEDELDREELLNPEPENRSLSAAMRPQPTEYDRSYQCLPLQPPFMRQKPCLFVWSQFEDHSFRFYQTNWLSKMADRLEIGLDEVERLLRRPRSNVKARLVEVLLELVASCKQFSVSVDRRSQSRPNNLDRCRREFIKKNLVLLARQAVRARRRITRRTAKQRLMDGRKFLKKLRLLAKEPQTTIPDVFLWLLNGNKRLAYVRIPIHSILFALVEEQRGRDCGKVNTLYMKSPGGSSSEIFAKLEVYLWLGLAKYSKEATNCLPEEFLPVFEEEDEEQKKMVPAGHRKLPVSLSCQDSRYFQLRCHLYQGRGLRAADANGLSDPFAKVLFSTQCQVTRVLSGTLSPAWCECLVFDRVLLEGTREDLQQDPPLIIISIFDYDAVGGPKPLGRAFAEPEFKIVEQLYQKPQLRFYDVSMGKAPAGELLAAFELIELDYSGFGEPCLPSSLDPQELTYLEEERYYIIPEGVRPVLKTFRIEVLFWGLRELKRVQLFEVERPMVKVECAGRQLESEEIVSYKSYPNFKELVRYIDVELPEQAYLHPPLTLFVVEQRAFGQLALVGTHVVQSLMDYAPPELGGEPEEEEEEPKPKVRKNTVKINTLKSVKDIGLSALSIKTSKIPINPIKLVNAPLKKLKKTGEELEEEPPEVEELDWWSKYYASFEELARQAAEEEEMEEQAEKDGANLTMANIEEEEEEVVVEIEPPKRKKIATLKLYGGDLESEFSQFQDWLQIFPLYKGKSSIEDEEEDEEERFMGKYKGSFLVYPVDAENEEDTKCQIINGIPKNSPIKVLVRVYIVKATSLAPTDPNGKADPYLVIRVGDKSLDTKERYIPKQLNPTFGEVFELTVSFPLETDLVIMVMDHDFVGADDVIGETRVDLENRFYSRHRASCGLALYYDTDGYNMWRDAKKPSAILAELCRKNGIPSPEYRTSEVKVLNKIFKIPPEAVPEGLLKKNQRSPEEEAEMEEHAALSVLQRWAEMNEFLPGALPLVPEHVEIRSLMDQDKPGMPQGYLHMWVDMFPNDVPAPPPVDIKPRLPEQYELRVIIWNTDDVYLDDVNPFTGDPSSDIYVKGWIKGMEGDKQETDVHFNSLTGEGNFNWRFIFRFDYLPTEKEVVYKKKESIFSLEESEFRQPAVLTLQVWDYDRIAANDFLGSIELRLSDMVRGAKSSKKCTIQMAKDRASPRFSIFRAKKMKGWWPLTRLKTAEDFEKEEKEKEEAKKKGKKKKKKSKDKRSKMREEDIQYTDSSGNVYLLMGKVEAELQLVTLEQAEANPVGRARKEPEPLDKPNRPTTSFTWFVNPMKTFIFLIWKNFKKFIIAFVILAILTLFLVLIIYTLPQQISSLIIKG from the exons aaCTTCCGTTGGCCATACTATGGTAAATTTATCAGAGATGAAGTTTTGTCCATCAGCGTTTACAACTGCAGTAAAGTTTTCTCCAACag aCTCCTTGGCAAACTTGTCATCAGTCTCCAGCATGTTGTTACCACAGGGAGGCTGTTGCTACGGGAACCACTCACTGATGCCAAGTACAGCTTGACTGAT aTCTATATAGAGGTTGATATTCGTTATCAGCCAGTTGAAGGAACAGCAGGAACTTGGGAGGGACTTGACTTCCTGAAGGTTGAAGACAACGATGA ATCAGCTCTGGTTATCAGGAATGAAGCATTTGATGAAACCGACAG CCAGAAGAATTTCCCTCTTCCCGAtcagctggagagagaggcTCGTCGTCTGGGGCGTAGCCTGGTCGGGACCGGGGAtgaagatgacgatgatgatgatgattatgatgatgacaTGATGGACATGGAGGCCTCCAACATAACCTTCACgcctctgctgag tcgtTGCAGGCCGGTGTCCAGAAGTGTTATTGCAGGGACACCCAAAGTCCAGAGCTTCCAG GTCAATGTGAACATCCTGGAGGCTCAGAAGCTGGTTGGAGTGAACATCAATCCTGCAGTTTTCATCAGAGTGGGAgatcagaaaaaacacacatcgaCACAGAAATCTACCAACTGCCCCTTCTACAATGAG AACTTCCAGTTTGAGTTTCAGGATGCGCCACAGATTTTCTTTGACAAAGTCATAGAGATAAAG GTGTTCCACAGGCGCACTCTGGCCTTCCTGATGACCCACATTGGAACCTTTAAGATTGACATCGCTACTGTCTACAACCAGCCAG aCCACCGCTTCTACCAGAAGTGGGCTCCTCTCACTGACCCAACAGACAccaggtcaggggtcaaaggttacGTTAAGACCACCCTCAGTGTGCTGATGAAGGGCAGCACTTTGAGCATGCCCAGTCTGCCACCCAGCTCCTCATCTGGAGCCAGTGAGGACATAGAaaa GAACCTGCTGCTTCCTCGCGGGCTGTCCTCTGAGCGTCCGTGGGCTCGGTTCCGTGTCCGGATCTACCGGGCTGAGGATCTGCCCACCATGGAGGCAGGACTAATGGCGAAGATGTCAAAGGTCACCGATCGGACAGTCTTCATTGACCCCTACGTGCAAGTGACCTTTGCAGGACAACAG GGAGAGACATCAGTTGCCAGCGCCACCAGCTCTCCAGTTTGGAATGAAGAGATCTCCTTTATTGAGCAGTTTCCTCCTCTGGCACAACGAATCAGAGTACAGGTCCTTGACGATGCCAAGATGGGAGACATTGCCCTGGCAACGCACTTCCTGGACTTGCAGCAGATTTCTGACCCCACCAGGAACG GATTCAACCCCACCTTTGGTCCAAGTTGGGTCAACCTTTATGGTTCTCCACAGAACTCCACCCTCGGAGATTACCACCAG GCCTTGAACCAGGGACTGGGTGAGGGAATCTTTTATCGTGGTCGGCTCCTACTCGCTCTCAGTGTGGAGGTTTATGCCTCTCCCACCGCTGTCACCACAGATACAACCTCAGTGGCCATCGGAAAG ATGAAAGGAGCATTGAGCAAGCTGGgactgaggaagaagaggagcagcaagaaagagaaaaaggagg CACCTCCAGCCGCTGGTGGAGTGGTCGATGAGTCAGGGGAGGCCGGAGTTGAGGTGCCTGAAGCTGTTActgtggagatggaggagatcCACCCTCTCCCTGAG GGTTTTCTCGGGGAGCAGGAGGATTTTCTACTGTTCGCATCTCTGTTTGAAGTCACTATGATAGACCCCTCTGTAGGAACCAGACCGTTGTCCTTTGAACTATCCAtag GGAAATATGGGAAGGCAGTGGGAGTCGGGAGATCTAAGAAGAGCCAGAGCAGGGAGGAACTGAGGAGGAGCcgagaggagctgaggaggagccgGGAGGACCTGAATGAAGAGGTTCAGGGTCTGCTGGATTCAGAGGATGAGCTGGACAGAGAAGAGCTGTTGAATCCTGAACCTGAGAACAGATCGCTGTCTGCTGCCATGAGACCCCAGCCCACTGAATATGACAG GTCATACCAGTGTCTTCCCCTCCAGCCCCCCTTCATGAGGCAGAAACcttgtctgtttgtctggagTCAGTTTGAAGATCACAGCTTTCGTTTCTACCAAACAAACTGGCTCAGCAAAATGGCCGACAGGCTG GAAATTGGTCTAGATGAGGTGGAACGCCTTTTGAGGAGGCCGAGGAGTAACGTGAAGGCGCGCTTGGTGGAGGTACTGCTGGAGCTGGTGGCCTCCTGCAA ACAGTTCAGTGTTTCCGTAGACAGGAGGTCTCAGTCTCGCCCCAACAACCTGGACAGATGCAGGAGGGAGTTCATTAAAAAGAATTTG GTCCTGCTGGCCAGACAGGCAGTGAGGGCCAGGCGCAGGATCACCAGGCGGACGGCCAAACAGCGGCTGATGGATGGCAGGAAATTTCTGAAGAAACTTCGCCTTCTGGCtaaagag CCCCAGACTACCATCCCAGATGTATTTCTGTGGTTACTGAATGGAAACAAGCGTTTGGCTTACGTCAGGATACCCATCCACTCCATCCTGTTCGCATTGGTGGAGGAACAGAGGGGGAGGGACTGTGGGAAAGTAAACACTCTGTACATGAAG TCTCCAGGAGGTTCATCAAGTGAGATCTTTGCAAAACTGGAGGTGTATCTGTGGCTCGGCCTAGCCAAATACAGCAAAGAGGCCACCAACTGCTTGCCGGAGGAGTTCCTGCCGGTCtttgaggaggaggacgaagagcagaagaagatggTCCCAGCGGGGCATAGGAAGCTTCCTGTTAGTCTGTCCTGCCAAG ACAGCAGATACTTCCAGCTACGATGTCACCTGTACCAAGGGCGTGGCCTGAGGGCAGCCGATGCTAATGGCCTATCAGATCCCTTCGCCAAGGTCCTTTTCTCTACCCAGTGCCAGGTGACCAGG GTGCTGTCTGGCACTCTCTCCCCAGCCTGGTGTGAGTGTCTGGTGTTTGACAGAGTTCTGCTGGAAGGAACCAGGGAGGACCTTCAACAAGACCCAcctctcatcatcatcagcatatTTGACTATGACGCAGTG ggtGGCCCAAAGCCTCTGGGTCGGGCGTTCGCTGAGCCGGAGTTTAAAATCGTTGAGCAGTTGTATCAGAAGCCCCAACTCCGTTTTTATGACGTCAGCATGGGCAAGGCACCTGCTGGCGAACTGTTGGCAGCGTTTGAGCTCATTGAGCTCGACTACTCTGGGTTTGGAGAG CCCTGCCTGCCCAGCAGTCTGGACCCTCAGGAGCTGACCTACCTTGAGGAGGAGAGATACTACATCATCCCCGAAGGAGTCCGGCCTGTTCTGAAGACCTTCAGGATCGAG GTGCTGTTCTGGGGTCTGCGGGAACTGAAGAGGGTGCAGCTGTTTGAGGTGGAGCGTCCCATGGTGAAGGTCGAATGTGCAGGACGACAACTAGAGTCTGAAGAGATTGTGAGCTACAAATCTTACCCCAACTTCAAAGAGCTGGTCCGCTACATCGACGTG GAGCTGCCGGAGCAGGCCTacctccaccctcctctcaCATTGTTTGTGGTGGAGCAGCGAGCCTTCGGTCAGCTTGCTCTGGTCGGGACCCATGTGGTCCAGAGCCTCATGGACTACGCCCCACCTGAGCTCGGGGGGGagcctgaggaggaagaggaggagcctAAACCCAAAG tgaggaaaaacacagtgaagatCAACACTCTGAAGTCGGTGAAGGATATCGGACTCAGCGCCCTTTCAATCAAAACGTCAAAGATTCCCATCAACCCCATCAAGCTAGTTAAT GCCCCGctgaagaaactgaagaagacaggggaggagctggaggaggaaccACCAGAGGTGGAGGAGTTGGACTGGTGGTCCAAGTACTACGCTTCATTTGAGGAGCTGGCGAGACAG GCTGccgaagaggaggagatggaggaacaAGCAGAGAAAG aTGGAGCAAATCTGACCATGGCAAAtattgaagaggaagaggaagaagtggtGGTGGAGATTGAGCCTCCCAAGCGCAAAAAGATCGCCACActaaag CTGTATGGTGGTGATCTGGAGTCAGAGTTCAGTCAGTTTCAGGACTGGCTACAGATCTTCCCACTGTACAAAGGCAAATCAAGCATtgaggacgaggaagaggatgaagaggagaggttTATGGGAAAGTACAAG GGCTCCTTCCTGGTTTATCCTGTTGATGCAGAAAACGAGGAAGACACCAAGTGTCAGATCATAAATGGAATCCCCAAAAATTCGCCCATCAAAGTTTTAGTCCGAGTCTATATCGTCAAG GCCACCAGTCTCGCTCCCACAGACCCGAATGGCAAGGCCGACCCATACCTGGTGATCCGAGTTGGAGATAAGAGTCTAGATACCAAAGAACGATACATCCCCAAACAGCTCAACCCCACATTTGGAGA GGTGTTTGAGCTCACAGTGTCGTTCCCACTGGAGACAGATCTCGTTATCATGGTGATGGACCACGATTTTGTGGGGGCTGATGACGTCATTGGCGAGACGAGGGTTGACCTGGAAAACCGATTCTACAGCCGCCACAGAGCCTCCTGTGGTCTGGCGCTTTACTATGACAC tGATGGTTACAACATGTGGCGTGATGCCAAGAAGCCATCAGCCATCTTGGCTGAGCTCTGCAGGAAGAATGGCATCCCATCTCCAGAGTACAGAACATCTGAGGTCAAAGTGCTCAACAAGATCTTCAAAATCCCACCAGAGGCAGTACCTGAAG gTCTGCTGAAGAAGAACCAGCGGTCTcctgaggaggaggcagagatggaggaacATGCAGCCCTGAGCGTGCTGCAGCGCTGGGCTGAGATGAACGAGTTCCTCCCTGGAGCTCTCCCTCTAGTTCCGGAGCACGTGGAGATCCGGTCTCTGATGGACCAGGACAAGCCTGGAATGCCTCAG GGGTACCTTCATATGTGGGTGGACATGTTTCCTAATGACGTCCCAGCCCCGCCCCCTGTGGACATCAAGCCCCGCCTACCTGAACA gtACGAGCTTCGGGTCATCATCTGGAACACGGACGACGTGTATCTGGACGATGTCAACCCGTTCACCGGTGACCCGTCCTCCGACATCTATGTCAAAGG ATGGATAAAGGGAATGGAAGGAGACAAACAGGAGACTGACGTCCACTTCAACTCTCTGACCGGAGAGGGAAACTTCAACTGGAGATTCATATTCCGCTTCGACTACCTACCCACTGAG AAAGAGGTGGTTTATAAAAAGAAGGAGTCCATCTTCTCTCTGGAGGAGTCGGAGTTTCGACAGCCAGCTGTTCTGACGCTGCAGGTGTGGGACTACGACCGCATCGCTGCCAATGACTTCCTGG GCTCCATAGAGCTGCGTCTCAGCGACATGGTGCGAGGAGCGAAGTCGTCCAAAAAGTGCACAATTCAGATGGCGAAAGATCGGGCCAGCCCTCGATTTTCCATCTTCCGCGCCAAGAAGATGAAGGGCTGGTGGCCGCTGACCCGCCTGAAGACGGCCGAGGACTttgagaaggaggagaaggagaaggaggaggccaagaaaaagggaaagaagaagaagaagaagagcaaagaCAAGAGGAGCAagatgagggaggaggacaTTCAGTACACTGACAGCAGCGGCAACGTTTACCTGTTAATG gggaaGGTGGAGGCCGAACTTCAGCTGGTGACATTGGAGCAGGCAGAGGCCAATCCTGTTGGACGGGCCCGTAAGGAGCCGGAGCCTCTGGACAAACCAAA TCGTCCCACCACCAGCTTCACCTGGTTCGTCAACCCAATGAAgaccttcatcttcctcatctggAAAAATTTCAAGAAGTTCATCATCGCCTTTGTCATCCTCGCCATCCTCACGCTCTTCCTTGTCCTCATTATCTACACTCTGCCGCAGCAAATCTCTTCCCTCATCATCAAGGGATGA